GGAACTGGAACTGGACGGCGACGGGAAGGCCCTGGACGGGCTGCGGGCGCTGTGCGCCGCGGCCTGGACGGCGGCCGGGAACGGGGCGTGTGCGCTCGACGCGGGGAAGGCCCTGGCCAAGCTCGGGTTGTGACGCCGGCTTCCGTCCGCCCGGGGCCTGTTCACCGGCACCGGACATCGTGAAGGGATGGGAGGGTAGGCTAACCTAACCTCGTGTTGGTCGACAGTCCTCCGGAACAGCGCGCGGAGACCGCCCCCGCGCCCCCGACCCGCCGGGCGGCGCGGGTGCTCGGGCTCCTCGCCGGCGCCGTGCTCCTGGTGCTCGTCGCCGCGGTGAGCATCGCGATCGGGGCGAAGGCCCTGTCGCCGGACCAGGTCTGGCACGGTCTGTTCCACGACACAGGGACCTACGGGGACGTCGTCGTGGACCAGCGGCTCGCGCGGACCGTCCTCGGCCTGCTGGCCGGGGCCGCGCTCGGCCTGTCCGGGGCGGTGCTGCAGGCGCTCACCCGCAATCCGCTGGCCGACCCCGGGCTGCTCGGCATCAACGCCGGCGCCTCCGCCGCCGTCGTCACGGCCCTCACCTGCTTCGGCGTCACCAGTCTCACCGGCTACGTGTGGTTCGCCTTCGGCGGGGCGGCGGCGGTGGGGGCGCTGGTGTGGTTCCTCGGCGGCAGCCGCAGCGCCACACCGGTGCGGCTCGCGCTCGCCGGGACCGCCGTCAGCGCCGCCCTCTACGGCTACCTCCAGGCCGTGATGATCATGGACGGCGCGGCGCTGGGCAAGATGCGCTTCTGGACGGTCGGTTCGCTCGCCTCGGCCACGGACTCGACCATCGTGCAGGTCCTGCCGTTCCTCGCGGCCGGGACCCTGCTCGCGCTCGGGCTCGCCCGGCCGCTGAACGCCATGGCGATGGGCGACGACACCGCCCGCGCCCTCGGCGCCCACCTGGGCCGCACCCGCGCACTGGCCATGCTGGCCGCCACCGTGCTGTGCGGCGCCGCGACCGCCGCCTGCGGCCCGATCGTGTTCATCGGCCTGATGGTTCCGCACGCCGTGCGCTCCTTCACCGGGCCCGACCTGCGCTGGATCCTGCCGTACGCCGCGGTCCTGTCGCCGGTGCTGCTGCTCGGCGCCGACGTCCTCGGCCGGGTCGTCGCCCGGCCCTCGGAACTCCAGGTCGGCATCGTCACCGCGATCATCGGCGGTCCGGTGTTCATCCTTCTCGTACGACGACGCAGGACGGCCCAGCTGTGAAGACCGGACGGACCACCCGAGCCGTGCGCACCCCGGGCGGGCTGTCGGTGCGCCTGGACGTCCGCGCCCTGACCGCCGTCGTGCTGCTGCTGGCCGCCGCCGGCGCCGCGGGCGTGGCCCTGATCGGCACCGGCGACGCGAAGATCCCGGCGGCCGACGTGCTGCGCACCCTGGCCGGAGACGGCACCGCCTACCAGGACTTCATCGTCAACGAGCTGCGCCTGCCCCGCGTCCTGGTCGGCCTGCTGGTCGGCGCCTCGCTCGGCCTGGGCGGCGCGCTGTTCCAGTCGGTCTCCCGCAACCCGCTGGGCAGCCCGGACGTCCTGGGCCTGTCGCAGGGGTCGACGGCCGGCGCGCTGGTCGTCATCGTGCTC
This is a stretch of genomic DNA from Streptomyces sp. TG1A-8. It encodes these proteins:
- a CDS encoding iron ABC transporter permease — encoded protein: MLVDSPPEQRAETAPAPPTRRAARVLGLLAGAVLLVLVAAVSIAIGAKALSPDQVWHGLFHDTGTYGDVVVDQRLARTVLGLLAGAALGLSGAVLQALTRNPLADPGLLGINAGASAAVVTALTCFGVTSLTGYVWFAFGGAAAVGALVWFLGGSRSATPVRLALAGTAVSAALYGYLQAVMIMDGAALGKMRFWTVGSLASATDSTIVQVLPFLAAGTLLALGLARPLNAMAMGDDTARALGAHLGRTRALAMLAATVLCGAATAACGPIVFIGLMVPHAVRSFTGPDLRWILPYAAVLSPVLLLGADVLGRVVARPSELQVGIVTAIIGGPVFILLVRRRRTAQL